Within Bdellovibrionales bacterium, the genomic segment TCTCCTTCAACATCCTGGTCAAAGCTTCGAGGGTTTTCGGTAATCCTTCACCCATCAATGACCTCTACGGTAGAAATCAATCGAAACCTTAGCTATTATTTCTAGGGATGAAAGTCAAGATAGGCCGGTTCCCTCAGATTCTCACTTGAAAGAATAACAGCCCATTTGAAATATAATGGGGTAATTCCTCCTTATATCAACAGGAAATTCGCTGCTAACTTGGATCATCTGTTCCGATTCAAAAATTAATGAATTCTTATTATTGGCCTTCGCCCATGGATTCGGCCAATGAACTTATCTCAGAAAATCCAATAAGGACGGTTGAATCAACTTTCCGCTTGTGGCGAGGGTCGCCTTGAGGGTGCTCTCCGCTTTGTTGATATCGCTCACAACTTCAAAGGTGTCGGCATCTTCCATTTGGGAGATGAACGCATTGCTATCAACCTTGGATTTCTGCAAAGTCTCCATTGCAGAATTCAAAGTCATCACACGCGAGCCAACCTGCGATCGAGCCATCACAACTTGAGAAGTCGCTGCGTCCAAATATTCAAGGGCGTCCTGAACTGCCCCCTTGTCATTTGCTCTCAGGGCCGTAGTGAGACCAGATACGACAGCAAAAAGATTCACCCCTGAGATTGATTTAACGGGTTCCTTTTGCTTATCGCTTTGATAGGTCCCACCACGACCAGAAGATGGTTCACGTTGGTACAGTGCGGATTCAGAATCTGTCTTCTTCGGCTCCGATTTTATTTCCTGAGATTGACCCTGCTCAACAAATTCTTCGATCGTTCGAGCCTGTTGAGTCGTTCCATGAGTGATCCCATCTTTTGACAATCCCTCTCCTAAGAAAACTTTTGCCCCGGGAATATTCATGGCCAAAAATGAACCCTTATCCACATGAATCATCATTTCGCCGCTGTCGCCGCTATAGAATCCATTGATATCAAAGGGAGAGGTTGTCGTCTTAAAACCAGAGAAAATAAAACGATCACCGTGTTGGCGATTGCCGATTTGAACAATTTGATTGTAAATCTGCTCAATCTCCGTGGCAACGACATCACGAGAAAGCTCGTTTGACCCGGCATCACCCGCCTGGCTCAATGCCAATTCTTTGGCGCGTATCAATTGATCGGTCAATTCACCCAATGATTGATCTGTTATTTCAAGAAATGATCGAGCGAAATCGAGGTTTTTTATATATTGTTTCGTACCGGAAAGTTCGACTCGAGAACCCAACACTCGTGCTGCCGCCACTGGGTCGTCACTTGGTTTAGTCACCCGCTTTTGGGTGGCTGCTTGATTCTGAAGTTGGGACATCTCCGATCGGTTTTTTGCGAGATTACTGTTCACCTGTTCAAAACTCATCTTGTCAGCAATTCGCATGACTCATTATCCACTCGCTTTAAAGGCGTTTTAGGTTTAGAACCGTGTCCATCATTTCGTCCGCAGTTCGGATCAGCCGAGCCGAGGCATCGAATGATTTCTGAAATTCAATCATCTTTGCAGTTTCTTCATCGAGACTCACTCCGCTGATACTCTCCCTGATGTTCTTGAGCTGCTTGACAATATCTTTCTGAGACTCGTGCTCAGAATTCGCTCGAGCCATCTGCACTCCCAGTTCACCTACCACCGAGCTATAAAAATTATCAAGACTGTCAACCCCTCCGAAAACTGGCTTGTATTGTAGCGAAGAGAGCACATTTGCAATTCGATTGTCTCCAGGCGCATCAGGTTGCGCACCCGCTGCAATCCTCCCCACATCTTGCAAGACCGATTCAGATACTCGGATATTTTTTGCAGCCTCTTGCTCAGAGTTTGGCAGTTCAAAAAATATCTGTCCCTTTTCGTTGTAACGGTCATATCCCTGAAGGTGAGCTTTGTTCACTTCCTCAGCCAAGGTGTAAGCCATGTGATCCATGTTCTTTAGCAATCCGTTGGCGACTTTATCCCGAACATCAAGCAATCCACCTATCTTTCCACCAATCAATTGTTTGGTCACATTGACTGGGGTTCCCGTTTCTGTTGGCCGATAAAAAATATCG encodes:
- the flgL gene encoding flagellar hook-associated protein FlgL; the encoded protein is MRIADKMSFEQVNSNLAKNRSEMSQLQNQAATQKRVTKPSDDPVAAARVLGSRVELSGTKQYIKNLDFARSFLEITDQSLGELTDQLIRAKELALSQAGDAGSNELSRDVVATEIEQIYNQIVQIGNRQHGDRFIFSGFKTTTSPFDINGFYSGDSGEMMIHVDKGSFLAMNIPGAKVFLGEGLSKDGITHGTTQQARTIEEFVEQGQSQEIKSEPKKTDSESALYQREPSSGRGGTYQSDKQKEPVKSISGVNLFAVVSGLTTALRANDKGAVQDALEYLDAATSQVVMARSQVGSRVMTLNSAMETLQKSKVDSNAFISQMEDADTFEVVSDINKAESTLKATLATSGKLIQPSLLDFLR